Proteins from a genomic interval of Acomys russatus chromosome 19, mAcoRus1.1, whole genome shotgun sequence:
- the Zscan18 gene encoding zinc finger and SCAN domain-containing protein 18 has product MLPLERVLASPRSSPPHPEPPTLRSEDTAQQEEPSQHEEPDQGQVLPKQQEPGRQEECRRQDEPAQEEEPIQLLEPSRRHEPNPWEESSQQDSPPNQCEELSEQQEPSQQDEPSQAEESIQLQEPSLWEELMEQDEPVRQEEPSQQDKPTQQEEPIQQEKPIQQEELIQQEESIQQEEFTQQVEPIQQDASIHQELTQQEESTQQEEFIQQEEPIQEDEPIQQELNQQEEPIQEDEPIQQELIQQEEPIQEDEPIQQELNQQEEPIQEDEPIQQELIQQEEPIQEDEPIQQELIQQEEPIQEDEPIQQELNQQEEPIQEDEPIQQELIQQEEPIQEDEPIQQELIQQEEPIQEDEPIQQELIQWEEPIQEELLPQESIEPEKSIQKEEFLQQEEPIQQVGPSEQEEPSQQEETSQQEEPSQKDQPNQQEELSRQEDPRQQEEPGQQEEPSQKDQLNQQEKLGQQKETETITERSAADLEFSRLRFREFVYQEAAGPHQTLARLHELCRQWLRPEACSKEQILELLVLEQFLGILPDRVRPWVVAQYPENCKKAASLVEGLSDILEEPGMTLCSPGGSSSSFSDGDYERCPEPLLLPRGLLSPSRGLRPRDILVRRDTSPLLPAWPTMESGHLDQEHIEGEKNEEANSATAELKELLQSEWDHLDPTEDNLTHYSKLLLLGCQFFQAGPSSMLETEEPCAVEDLPGGSLPDHARQQESKGNVCEEVSMGETVMERLSGDVPVSPSIATALEEEQQPQKALDAEDEDSSPASPQRQSVIQQSSQDKDTPHHGTGTKRPHPDDEDEEDPECLSSTSSYQLPFDAGKVLPVDGCDSGQDPGTSVGRPAADEFGLSQGKPYTCSECGEAFAWISNLMEHHESHSSDTCYVSQGC; this is encoded by the exons ATGTTGCCTTTGGAGAGGGTGTTGGCCTCCCCCAGAAGCTCCCCACCTCACCCAGAACCACCTACTCTGAGGTCCGAAGATACAGCCCAACAGGAAGAGCCTAGCCAGCATGAGGAACCCGACCAGGGCCAAGTACTTCCTAAGCAACAAGAACCAGGCCGTCAGGAGGAATGCAGGAGGCAGGATGAGCCTGCCCAGGAAGAAGAACCCATCCAGCTGCTAGAACCTAGTCGGAGGCATGAGCCTAACCCATGGGAAGAATCCAGTCAGCAGGATAGTCCTCCCAACCAGTGCGAAGAACTCAGTGAGCAGCAAGAACCCAGTCAGCAGGATGAGCCCAGTCAGGCGGAAGAGTCCATCCAACTGCAAGAACCTAGCCTGTGGGAAGAACTCATGGAGCAAGATGAGCCCGTGCGGCAGGAGGAGCCCAGTCAGCAGGACAAACCCACCCAACAGGAGGAGCCCATTCAGCAGGAAAAGCCCATCCAACAGGAAGAACTCATCCAGCAGGAGGAATCTATCCAACAGGAAGAATTCACTCAGCAGGTGGAGCCCATTCAGCAGGATGCTTCCATCCACCAGGAACTCACCCAGCAGGAGGAGTCCACCCAACAGGAAGAATTCATTCAGCAAGAGGAGCCCATTCAGGAGGATGAGCCCATCCAACAGGAACTGAACCAGCAGGAGGAGCCCATTCAGGAGGATGAGCCCATCCAACAGGAACTGATCCAGCAGGAGGAGCCCATTCAGGAGGATGAGCCCATCCAACAGGAACTGAACCAGCAGGAGGAGCCCATTCAGGAGGATGAGCCCATCCAACAGGAACTGATCCAGCAGGAGGAGCCCATTCAGGAGGATGAGCCCATCCAGCAAGAACTGATCCAGCAGGAGGAGCCCATTCAGGAGGATGAGCCCATCCAACAGGAACTGAACCAGCAGGAGGAGCCCATTCAGGAGGATGAGCCCATCCAACAGGAACTGATCCAGCAGGAGGAGCCCATTCAGGAGGATGAGCCCATCCAACAGGAACTGATCCAGCAGGAGGAGCCCATTCAGGAGGATGAGCCCATCCAACAGGAACTGATCCAGTGGGAGGAGCCCATTCAAGAGGAACTGTTGCCGCAGGAGTCCATTGAGCCGGAAAAGTCCATCCAAAAGGAAGAGTTTCTTCAGCAAGAGGAGCCCATTCAGCAGGTAGGGCCCAGTGAACAGGAGGAACCCAGCCAGCAGGAGGAAACCAGCCAACAGGAAGAGCCTAGCCAGAAGGACCAACCCAACCAACAGGAGGAACTCAGTCGACAGGAAGATCCTCGCCAACAGGAGGAACCCGGCCAACAGGAAGAGCCTAGCCAGAAGGATCAACTCAACCAACAGGAAAAGCTTGGCCAGCAGAAGGAAACGGAAACCATCACTGAGAGATCGGCTGCTGACCTTGAGTTTTCCCGCCTGCGCTTCCGGGAGTTTGTGTACCAGGAGGCAGCTGGGCCTCACCAGACTCTGGCTAGGCTTCATGAGCTATGTCGCCAGTGGCTGAGGCCCGAGGCCTGCTCCAAAGAGCAGATCCTGGAGCTGCTGGTTCTAGAGCAGTTCCTGGGCATCTTGCCAGACAGGGTCCGTCCCTGGGTGGTTGCCCAGTATCCTGAGAACTGCAAGAAGGCTGCCTCCCTGGTGGAGGGTCTCTCTGACATCCTGGAGGAGCCAG GAATGACGCTGTGTTCCCCGGGTGGGTCGTCATCTTCATTCAGCGATGGAGACTATGAAAGGTGTCCTgagcctctgctgctgccacGAGGGTTGCTGAGTCCCAGTAGGGGTCTAAGACCTAGGGACATCTTGGTACGCCGTGATACTT CTCCCCTTCTTCCAGCCTGGCCTACCATGGAGTCTGGGCATCTGGATCAAGAGCacatagagggagaaaagaatgaagaagccAACTCTGCCACAGCTGAGCTGAAG GAACTTCTGCAGTCGGAATGGGACCATCTGGACCCCACAGAGGATAACCTGACCCATTACAGCAAGCTGCTCTTGTTGG GATGTCAGTTTTTCCAGGCTGGTCCATCCTCCATGCTGGAGACAGAAGAACCTTGTGCAGTGGAAGATCTGCCAGGAGGCAGCCTCCCAG ACCACGCCAGGCAGCAGGAAAGCAAAGGGAATGTGTGTGAGGAGGTCTCCATGGGGGAGACAGTGATGGAGAGGCTTTCAGGGGATGTCCCTGTTAGCCCTTCAATAGCTACTGCCCTGGAGGAGGAACAGCAACCTCAGAAGGCTCTGGATGCTGAAGATGAGGATTCAAGCCCTGCCAGTCCCCAGAGGCAGTCAGTCATCCAGCAGTCTTCCCAGGACAAGGATACTCCACATCACGGCACTGGGACAAAAAGGCCCCATccagatgatgaggatgaggaggacccTGAGTGTCTTTCCAGCACCAGCAGCTACCAGCTGCCATTTGATGCAGGGAAGGTGCTTCCTGTGGATGGCTGTGATTCTGGGCAGGACCCAGGGACTTCTGTGGGACGCCCTGCAGCTGATGAGTTTGGTCTATCCCAAGGGAAGCCTTACACATGCAGTGAATGTGGGGAGGCCTTTGCATGGATCTCAAACCTTATGGAGCATCATGAGAGCCACAGCAGTGACACGTGCTATGTGAGCCAGGGCTGCTAG